The following nucleotide sequence is from Coffea eugenioides isolate CCC68of chromosome 3, Ceug_1.0, whole genome shotgun sequence.
ATTGTCTATTTTGATGACAATTATAAGCATCTTTTTCTGAGGGCTCCTATCCCAAATTcagaaactttttcttttcaatttcgaTGCAATTTCATTGATGACTAGTAGGTGTCGCCCTATTGTCATTCacccattttttatttttatctttattttttaaattagagATGATGATTGCACTGGGCTCTGAGCAGCTAAGTTGCTGCAAATTTTGATGGACAATGCAGCCTAGAAAGCTATTTCTGATCTTTTGCCTGTTTTTAACATTGATTGGACTAGCAAATTCTTTGATTCTTTCCCCATTATAAATATGACTTGGCTCAAATAGAAAATCAATCGTTAAGCTTGATACATGCCGGGAAGAGGAATGCGGGAAGTTTCACATGTTACCCTTTCTGTAATAAAATGGGGAAACATGTAGAGTccaataataattttatcaaaagATGTGAGGAAGATAAATTAAGAAAAGGGGGAATTAAGGGGTGATATTAACAATTTACAACTAGTCATGAAGTTAATATCACCGTGACGGAAATGACAGCTTGTTTAAgctccaaagaaaaaaaaaaaaaaggtacgaGGCAGACGCTCAATTAAATGCTTCTTGACCATGATCACTGACGAGTTTTAATTTGGCTAAATAATTTCAAGCTTATAAGGTTTAAGCCTTAAAGGTGAACTTCAATCGTGAGAGAGCGAGCGTAAgtttttggtggttgtcgtgcCCCAATTTTTTCTTTCTGGTGTCGAACCTATCTAATTAATACCTAATCAAAGTGCCTGAAGTGACACAGATTTTGTCGTAAAGGTGAACTTCAATTTCATAAGAGATGTACCAAAAAgcatataaaaatttcaaatcctAAAACTTTTGCAGAAAAGGAGCATATTCTATTTGATTGCTGCCACTTGACATCGCAAGCATGCACACATGTTCTCCATGGGGCAAGAAAGGGAACAGCTTCCTTCTCTTCCTCAAAATTGTGTTCGTTGTTTTACATAGCAGAAGTGCTTCTGCCATCAGTATAAAATTGTTTTAACGAACTGGTGCTGAAAAGAAGATTACAACAAAGTATACAACAAAACCAGCTAAGAGAATTCCAGCATAAATGAAGTTTTGTGAAGACTGCACCGGAAGTCTGTACTCAACGCTGCAACATTTCATTTGCTCTCTCTCACGGGCCAAAATATGGTCCACATACCTACGCGTAAAGCATGCAAACGATCACACATAGGTTGTTTAAACAGGAAGATGTAACTGAAAAAAAACCACTCGATCAAGCTGAAACTGGCAGGGTAACTTACTGCTCGGTGAATATGGAGCTCTGGAAAATCTGGGTACTATTCAAGTGTGCATCTTGTAGCCGATGATCGTAAAGCAGGGAAGACAGATCAACAAGCTGTTCTTCAAGGTTCTGTTATCCAAAGATGTGAAATTATTCTCGTAAAATTGCTTGTTACTTTCTAAGCTGAATGCAGTTAATTTCCTCGAGATAAACTTACATCCAGGTACTTTTCCAACCGCTCAACCAATTCATGCGGGAACGGTTCAGGCAAGGTGGTAGTTTTCTTATAAAACTTTTCCAGCCAGAGCTCAGTGCTTGACTTGTTCTTTTTACCCTTCACCGGTTCACCAAGAGGAGTTTTCAAGTACTCTGCAGCGAAAGCTTGGATAGCCTAGGAAAACACACGATTTGTGATAACAAGAACATTAAACCTTCTAACTTTGACCTTGCAAAGATCATATTAATCATGTTACCTCTGATGTATCCCTTATTCGGTGAAGGGCAGAATCAACACGTGCATAGATTGTGTTCCTCTGTGTACAATAAGTAATGAGGATAGATGGTCTTAAACAAATGTAAGCACGGTAGAGATGAAAAGGAACAAAATCACCAACTCCAAGAGGGACAAAAATACGAACAATATGCTGTTTCACTAATAATCTTAAAGAAATTCATCAATTTTCAAGGTAAATGGATGTTTTTCTTCATGCTAAACAAAGTATCAGCCAATGAAACAGTAAGATAGGACGTACCAGTGCAACATCCTGCAGCATTTGACTAATTCCTGAAGTATTAGAAAATGGTCCAAATGGATGACAACCAGCAGCCCAGAGCCAATTTACGATGGGCCTTTCATGCACATGAGACGCCTTTTCATATGGTGCACTCAATCCGCCTACAACAGAAGCCAGCCCCGCCAATATATGTCGCTGTGCTTGTGATGGAATAGCTTGCCTTCTTTCCAATTCCGAAACATAACTGCCAGAACATGCAAGGAGCCAAGCGAGATCTCATACAATTTTGTTGTAGGATTGGACAAGACAAATTCAAATAGACTCTCATCACAGTAACAAAATAGTTAGAGACATGTTTGCCAAATTATCTGGTTTTGGGTGAAGTTTCGAGAGGATTTCAATTGGCTATAAAACATTGACAATGCAAACCAGGAATCTTTTTCGCATAAAATGTGTTGCAGCAAGAATGAGCTGAATCTGAAGATGCTAGCAATTCAACAACAATAAATGTTTGCAACAATTAGCATGTCACTGACTAAATGAGGAATACATGATGACTAACCTCAACTGTATCTTTTCGCTTTGATGCTGAAGGACAATAATTACTTCATTACTTGTCCATACAAAACTTTCATCCTCCATCATAAGATTTTCATCAACATCGGCTAGTGATAGAACAAAGCTGCATAGaataaattaaaagattatAAAAATGCTTCAGTAGGGTAACCAGGAGTCTTTTAGTACATTAACCAAACAATACTCAAACAGTACTACCAAAAGACAATTGAAGGCAAAGCTCATTTATTTCCTGCTTTGAACAAAGAACATTAAAACCTGATCATTACCAATCATGAAGTGAATTTATTATGCAGCTTTATTCTGTTGGGATAGTATACATATGGCTAATTAAGGTGTACATGCATTCAAGAATGCCAAATCCAAAGCATACAAGTTATGCTTTAGTAGTTACTCCATGATTGAATTGAAAAACGGCCACTTTAACATTCATTCACAAAAAATACCAACCATGCCTTTAATAAAACTTGTATCGCATGAAACTACTTTGAGACGACATTGATCAAGACTATTTGAAGAGATGGATTTTGTGCTCACACTGGAATAACTCTAGTTCCATAGGTCCGGTACAAATCCCCTTGTTTCTTCATCTCTTTTCTCCGTTTCTTGTCCTTTCCCCATTGGCCATAAGTAGCCCAGATAGGTTTGTGTTTTAGTAGGGAATCACTTGAGCTATCACTTTGATCCACCCAGTTCTGGAGCAAaatatttgacaatgaaacTTTAGCAAAAAAggttggttttcttttgttggttttttttgggggagtgggggggggggggaagggtGTACGACCCAACAAAACAGACATCATATATAAAAAACTGTCTAGAAGCTACTTTCCAACATAAAGATGAAGCTTCACAAAGATCATATTTTTCAACACAACTTGTATATGTTTGATTATTCGGTGCCAACCTGTCTGAGGAAAAATTTGCTTGAAAGGGATGGATCAGACACCTCGAGTAGGCCAGCAGCAAGGACATCAGCTGACCGCTCCATTTCCTACAGATAGGACTTTCAACATAGGTCATTGTGTGGAAACCAAGCAGGTAAATTTGGATGATCTGCTGATAAGCTCTAATAGACAAATATGAAGTGTGAATAATGTTTCGCATACGGTGCAGAAAGGACATAGGAGAAATTAGGATGTCATGGAATAAATCAGATGAAAAGCAGAAATGCATGTTTGTTAGTTCAAATTTGAAGTATGTCATGACAACAAACATATATGCGACATAAAACTTAGAATCCTATCCAAAGAAAACTTGCATGCATCATAAAATGGTGTTGCCATTCAATTAGGATAAATTTGAAGAGAACAAATTAAACCTCTTTCAGAATAGCACCATCCAGATATGTCTTTGTATGCACATGGAAGCGTCCATCCTTCTTGGTTTCTTGAAGGGAATGCCCTCTCATTGCTTTTGAAACAGCAATAGCCAACTTTTCATGGTGATGCAGCGGATGTACACCTCCTACTATTACTACTTCCTCACCCCGGTGAACCATTTTCTTAACCTGAAAAGAGCATCACACAATGCTCAATTAGGCTATACACTTATCAAGATTTCTCTAAACATAGAGCACAAAGAGGAATGAAGAAATTTCATATCTTAAAATCTTGTATCTACCAATTTAATATAGACATAAATCTCTAGTTATGGTCACAAACATTTCAAGGCATGCAGCTCTAAACTTTCTAACACAAAAACTAAGAGAACTCAACTCCTGGATAGACATCGACATCTCTCAATCACTTCTGCAAAGAGAATTAATGATTCTGTTCATCATGGTCAAAGTATTTCAACAAATAAATGGTAACCAcctttttcaacaaaaatcagCACTAAATATTGGTTTTTGCATACTTGTAACAGGTGACAGTGTGCAGAATCCAAGCTGGGAACAAGCGGAGAGAAATGTTGAAACAGTTCTAGGATGCAAAGAATACCAATGAAAGAGGGTTTGCTATAATCAAAAGACATAGCAAAGACTGGCAGAGAATTTGGTCTGCAGGGCAAAAAGCACGAACTCTTAAATTAATGTTTACCCATGACAGTACCAGATGTATTTAACACCTAAAGAACAACTAGATCTACAGATGGATAAATATAACTTTCTGCCAAAGCAGCCTGATTCATGGGCAATTAAAGAGGGTAAGGAAGTTTTAGCCAATAGAAAATCTCAAAAATGGAGTATCAAAAGGCCTACATCTATGCATTCAATACTCTAAATAGCTAGCTCAAATGATATTGAAATTTGCACATTATCAAAACAGTCCCCCAGAGGACTTAAGTTCGAACCATCAATCTTCATGTTACAGCCTCAAAATCCATAAACACTATGAAAGAGAACTTCCAACAGATAAAAATCAAATACTCTCTCAAAGAAAATATCTCACCTCAGCCTCAATAGCTTCAATATTAATACTGTAATTGTGGCCTTTCTCCATGATATTGTAACGATTATGATTTTGGAGGACAATTATTGGTATAAGCAACCTCGTTGCCATATCAACAGTTTCAAACCTGGTCCAGGATCATAAGTGAGTGTTTTAAGTATAGAAATGTTGCAACTATTCCTTTATCTATCACACAAAGCTCATTAAAGTGAACAAAAAAACGTGAGATTATTGAGATGTTCTGAATATTAATGCCCATTCAAATATCAACAGATTATACCTAACATCCGGAGCAATAACATGCTCAACTGTGGTAGCAATCAGAGCACCAAGCTGCCCAACAAATATATCATGTGCAGAATGCTCACTCACTAAATTTGATCCTCTTGGAAATATGACGTTTTTCAATCGAGGTAGTGTTTTAGAGCTAACACTTCCTTCTTCAGTTTCAATTTTTCCATATGTGCAAGGGCCAGCTGAGAGGTCAATCACAACAAACCTGCAATTATGACAATGTTGTCAAGTTTGCACCAATGATGAATCAAGCAACTTGCTAATGCATGGCTTATGTCCAACACATCAAAGTTATTACAGAAGACACAGTCTTATTCTTGCAAAACAGCCCCTCAGATAAACAAGTCTAAAAACAACTCCCATGAATTGTCAATTGCAGATTGAAGCACACAGGACAATTTTTCTTGTGCACAAATAGATAGGTCTTTGACAGGTAAATACTTCCATTATGAAGCTTCTATGAATTATACCTGCCAGAACTCAGCCAAACCTGAGTTGCTCCCCCTCCATTATAACGATATCGATAGATGTAATCACCCTCTTGCTTTTGCAGCTCTTCCTCATTTAGCTGTGCAATTCTTCCATACATCAAACTGTCAAGATCGATATCCTTGTTCCTTGGATCAACTCTTACCTATACagaagaaaaccaagattcaaaagaaagaaacaattCTTAGAGCCCCATCAATTGCTATGATGAAGATTGAAATGTTATTTtatgaaacaattcaaggaaAGCATTACACAGTTCTGAGTTAACAGaagcaataataaaaaaaaactaattccTTGGCAATGATATATTATCTCAACATTTTAGGGTGGATAAACAATACCTTATCaaaattgacaacaaaaattgcAGTTGGCCAAGGTCTGTCCATTTCTTCCACAGAATGTCCTCCATTTTCCATGTCAAACAGGAAGGAATACAGATTCTGAAACTCTGCCTCAACAACTGTTGCATCCACCTCAAACAAAGGAACTTCCCTTCCAAAATCAGCCTGCGCACCAAATAGCTAAGTTGGAATTATCGCCTAAAAAACTGCAAAAGTAGAAATTGATACTTAAGACTAGGTAAATAGATGTTGTGACCTCTCTGGCTGTGCCAGCAGGAAGCATTGCTTCTTTTAATGCTCTCTCAAGGGCGATAAGTTCTGGCTGCCCAACCTGTTGAAAAAGTGAGTGTTAAAGCTAAAAAGGAAAGAGCAAAAAAACATAAAGTGAAATAACTATTTGTCTTGTTAACATCTAACTTGACAGAGATTTCAACTACATGTCCTGTTGAAGTTCATTACATGTTTTAAGGTGTGAAGCAGTCATCAGCATTGGTAAAACATGGATAGAAATGGCAATTCGGGTGGGTGCCCATGGGGGGTTGATGGGGCGGGGGTCAAATTCTCCCCCCATTAAAAAACGGGGCGTGGGAGCATACCCCTGCCCCATCACCCACCTGAAaaaaataaatgtatattataattacatatataatatatttaataTTGTTAGTTATAATAATTATGTTATTAGTTATAAGTGTCAGATtatgtatatgtaatataattaatactaataattatacatttcTACTAATACAAATTACTGATCAGTTGTAGATTTATACTAAATTACTATTACATATACACTTATTCTATTAGCCCCTGTGGGAGGCAGAACAGGGGTGGGAGGGGCGGGGAATGTTTGGGCAACGGGGTGAGGGGCGGGGGATCACCCCATTGCCATTCCTAAACATAGAAACTCAATTGGAGCTAAAGTTAAAGCCTTTGAACAGGAAACAGTTGAATTTTGTTGTGCTGCTTCCATTGTAGCTCTGATAATCGTTGCAGTCTTTGAAGAGCCAAGCAAGTTATTTTATGGCTAATGGGAGCTCTTTTTGCATCTGCTGTCTGTATAAAACTTATTCACCATACCTCACAACTACACATAGCTGGAGCAGTGGAAAGCAACAAGACCAAGATATATGTATAGCTAGTAATCTTGTCTGCGCTATTAcaattcttcaaaaaaaagcatataaaattttgaaaatttaagtTAAATGATTCTTACAGGGAATACATTATACACGATGTGATGCTCTATATCAAGAGGCTGGCCTGTCTCAAGGCATGACAGCCTATGAGATGCGAAACTGACTCTCATAAAATCCTCTAACTTTTGAGAATCAATGGTATACCTATAGCCTCCGTCACCATTAAAACCAATGAGGACAATATTTACTTCAAGGGGTACTTGAAACGGAACCTGCATGATCCAGAGAATAAAGTTAAGTCCCGGATTCAAATAAAATTGTTCTCAACAAGAATAAAGCAGATGTTAGTTTTGGATACAAAGAAGAAAGTTAAAATTCAATGCCTTTTCACTTTGAGATGCAAAgggaatggaaaaaaaaaaaggaaaaatatagaAATTTATTTCCTAAATTAAAGACAAAATGCTTGTAAAACAGAATTCATCCCTTGTGATTATGAAATGAAAAAGAGAAATAAGTGTGAAGCTTAATCACAACCACGAGGTTGAACAATGAAAAAGCAGCACAGAAAAAAGCTGCTTAACTGCAGACTGCACTTTCTTGAGAACATTaagtacaagtcaaaattaATCACACTGCCGTTTAACAAAGCCTAAAACCATAGAATTGAAATGATCATAATTCTACTACCCTGAAAGAAATTATAGTTCAAAGCTAAGCGAATAAAAGTTGCAAACAATCAAATCACTCACATAAAAAATTCCAGCTAGCAAGCTGTATTATCTAGTAGAAAGGCCGAAGTTCCAAGCAATTAACCAAAGGAagctaaaaagaaaaatatctaAAAAGAAAGAATCACTGAAGAATGAATAGAAGACATCTCCAAGCAGAAAAAAACACGGAAACAAACATAGAACAAAAACAGTATACCTCGGCGCGAGAATGCAGCATTTGACGGACTTCAGATCGGACGGAATCTTTGACATCCTGAAAGGCTCCATGATGCCACTGCAGATGCCCTGCTTCTCTTCTCACATAAGCTTTGGGCGTTGCCGCTTCAACCCCGATACAACTAGTCTCCTCCTTCACTACCATCGCTATTAATATCAAAATCCCCAATATCAAACATTTGTTGCTCCACCttgctcctcctcctcctcctcctgctGCTGCTCCTCCTATTAGCatctttgtcttttattttattccaaatactgataacaaaattacaatcgctcttttgatttttcttcttctgtGTTTATACTAGACTGGTGTCTCTCTTCGCTCTGCGTTTCAATGGGGCTTCTGTCCAAGCCAAGGAAGTCAAAAACccgtttatttatttattttaataaaattttaaaccgGGTCTAAGCCGTGGTTAACTCCGATCTGGTCTAACCGAAATATCCccaattattgttttgttatCGCATGTCGGATGAAAGATTCAGGCTttatagctagtttgggagtttaggaaagaaaagaaaagaacagaaatcttaagttagaaaagaaaagaaaagaaaagaaatgattaTAATATCTTTTCATGTTATTTGGGAGttttggagaagaaaagagatgaAATAACTTTCCTTTGTTTGGAAGGGAGAGAATTGAAAAGATAAGTTTCAATTTTACGTAAAAACCCTTAAATCTTAAGATACCATGAGAATTTTATTAGGTTATATAGTTATATTTTAATCTTTTAAGGGTAAAAATGGCATATGGTATAATTCATTTAACTCACTCCACTTTCTCACGTTTTCCGCCGATTTTGGGCAGAAAGTTTTTCTGACGTGGAAGGGAGCTGACATCCTTCCGTTTCTTTTCAATTCTTTCCTATCCAAAGTCCCAAATGTGAGAAAGATTCAACTTTCCTTtgtaatcttttcttttctcaccaAATCTGCTCTTCCAAACTAGCTATTagtgtagcagagtttttagattatattttgaagtattttcaaaaaatattttgggatatttaagagtagaagagtttctaaaatatattttgaaatattttttaaaattttaaactaatttttagattatcttttagagtactttttaaaaatttatattgtatttgaaaaattaatttttgaaaaacactcccaTCCAAACAGAGCATCAGACTTTATGAAATTTGTCAATGAGAAATGAGTTACGGCTCATAAATTGTAAAGAACGAATATTgtcaataaaaataatgaaattatCCTTATTTGCATATTCAAGAACTTATTATATGGGCATACATCATATATACACATTCTCAGgttatgtatattaatttagATATGCATATTTTGATATACACAAACATTTATTGAAATCCACATTTATAAAAGTCgttgttcaaaaatttattttgtgtttCTTTTTTGAGGTTGATATGTTCATAGTCATCATATTGAGTCGgtttggatagtaaattatttatataaatttatctGAGTGCATCGATACACATATgcatttttcaaacatggtaAAAACTATGTAAAATGACAAGGAGAAAAAATGGTGAGACAAAATTTAAGTTAGAGGACCAATTTCTCTCccttctcaaaaaaaaaaacagaggcTGTCATTACAGTTTCAAGTACTACGCCACACCCCCACTAGaataaaattttgatatttagCTCCATTACGTTTATTAATGCTTTCACTTGTAAGTGTACATTCCACATTCACTAAATATTCAAACCACGCATGAAGACCAAATTCGATTTCAATCTCGTATGCATAAACTCACAAAGCAGTTCAAGAATTCAATCAAAAGATACTGAGGAGTCCAATTGGCAATGATAGTGCACTTAGGTCAACAATGCgattcaagtgaagaaacaCAGGAGACACCGAGGAGTGTTCATTTTAAATGGACTAAACCGGCTTTTTGACTAAGACTATTCTGATCttgggttgtgtttggattgcattttctaggatttttttagaaaaattactgtagcgatttgatgtatgtgaggaaaaaaggtaatagaaaaatatattcacggaaaacgacgtaattttttCATGGAAAACGGCTGTCCAAACAAGGCTACTGTAGTATTCGGCTTTGGATAAAACTCATCTCCAAAAAGCCATCTCTTCATCAATTGGTCTACTGTAAAAAAATACTAGTATATGCTACGGATGAAGGCTCTTTGCCATGGAGAGTAAGGGTAACCAAACAGAGCCGAAGAGCTAGAACTGGCGGACTGCCGAGGAACATCAATCAAAGGAGGAATCTTCCCGGAGACAGCACTACTTGGAATATTTTCTGACTTGTTGAAGTTCTTGCAATACGGACAAATTTGAAACCTATTCAAAGCTGATTGGTAGAAATTAAAATTGGCTTAAAATGAGAAGCTGCCATGCATTATAGTTAAACTGACGACTGAAATCAAGAAAGGCTTTCACTCTGTATCACGAGCAGGAACTACAATTCTACCAAATTAAGACCCTCAAAAGCGATGCAATGTCAAGCAATTTGAATACCACCTGATCATTCGACCATATCTGCAAAAGAGCAATTAGATCTGACCGTTATATTCTGCCATGTAAGAATTGAGTTAAGACCATCATCAGTTTCTGGCCCCATGATCTTGGAAACAAATATATCTAGTCAAACAGAAAATTATAACTGTTCTACTCCCGTCTACTTCCTCCTCTACACCATTAAAACGAATTTTGATGTCAACAACGTTACCAGTCTTCATTCAAAAATCTTCTTCAGGACCTTCAAAATTCTGCTTGATATTCCTTGTTTGGATTCTTCCGCACTTGACCGAGACTTCACTGCATCTGACGTcgcttctttttcttctctcatGCCTTCCAATggtaatttcttcatttttggtGGAGAAGTGTCAATCCCATGGAAGGCCGACCTAAGATCCAAATGCATCTTCTCCAAATTTGCCTTAAATTTGCTTGACACTGGAACAGAGGACAATGAAGCTGATACGCACTCTTGATATTGGCCAACGGTAGCATCACCATTTATATAAGCCCTGATAGCCGCCAATATAAAATCTCCACGTGCTCGAAAATGTTCTACAACAAAACTCTCAAAACCCTTTGATGCCTTTCGCAAATTGTACTGCATTGTCTTACAAGACAAGATAAAAACCTCTTCATTATAAGCCATTGATTTTTTGGTCCAACGTTCAGCCTTGCTGTACAGTCCAACTTCACGTCCAGGCTCATTGAAGTATGGCTTACTGTTAAGCACAAGTCCTTGAATGGAGACCAACAGCTGAAGAATGGTGGACTTAGCAGGAGTCCATAACTCCACACCTCGACCGGTCCAAGTATGGATCAAACTCAAGCAAACCGTCCCGTTTGAATATAGATTGGGATTTAAACGCAGGCCATGGGCATGATAATACACTTTAGGAGGTTGGTTTGGATAATCAGAAGGCAGAACAATGTCAAGGAAGAAAAGACCATCATGATAAGGAGTTCCAGCAGCACCAATGATCACAGCTCGAAGCAAGTCAATTCTCTGCTCATAAACTCGTACATAAATGGAGTCAGGAAGATCTTTCTCAAGGATTTTCCACTCTTTTGCAATTTTCTTCGACACGGCACTTGTTGAATCGTTGAAGCAGCCTTGAGCCTTTTTGGACTTGTTAGAATGAATGAAGTAGTGATCTGAATGAGCTGAATCACCTGATAAAATGTCGAACTGTGGAAATTCGATGGTGTTGGCAGCAACTTTGTTGTCACCTGATCAACAGAGAAATAAATAGCAAGTACTGATGAAGATTGTAATATGCAGAGAGAAGAAAATCAAAAAGAGTACTGATGAGTCCTGGTTCATCCCTCGATCCTTTTTAACAAGTTGATGTGCGTCATATGACTAACTGAAATAGCATTGAATGCATTAAACCATCAATATCTCCTAAGTTAAATAGTAAATATTTGCCCCCAAGAATTAGGCTAGGTATatagaaaaacaaaatcaaGGTAAAACATCTACTAAACAGAGTTCCTGCAGTAACAGATCAAGCCATTAAAAATC
It contains:
- the LOC113765547 gene encoding uncharacterized protein LOC113765547, which encodes MLIGGAAAGGGGGGARWSNKCLILGILILIAMVVKEETSCIGVEAATPKAYVRREAGHLQWHHGAFQDVKDSVRSEVRQMLHSRAEVPFQVPLEVNIVLIGFNGDGGYRYTIDSQKLEDFMRVSFASHRLSCLETGQPLDIEHHIVYNVFPVGQPELIALERALKEAMLPAGTAREADFGREVPLFEVDATVVEAEFQNLYSFLFDMENGGHSVEEMDRPWPTAIFVVNFDKVRVDPRNKDIDLDSLMYGRIAQLNEEELQKQEGDYIYRYRYNGGGATQVWLSSGRFVVIDLSAGPCTYGKIETEEGSVSSKTLPRLKNVIFPRGSNLVSEHSAHDIFVGQLGALIATTVEHVIAPDVRFETVDMATRLLIPIIVLQNHNRYNIMEKGHNYSINIEAIEAEVKKMVHRGEEVVIVGGVHPLHHHEKLAIAVSKAMRGHSLQETKKDGRFHVHTKTYLDGAILKEEMERSADVLAAGLLEVSDPSLSSKFFLRQNWVDQSDSSSDSLLKHKPIWATYGQWGKDKKRRKEMKKQGDLYRTYGTRVIPVFVLSLADVDENLMMEDESFVWTSNEVIIVLQHQSEKIQLSYVSELERRQAIPSQAQRHILAGLASVVGGLSAPYEKASHVHERPIVNWLWAAGCHPFGPFSNTSGISQMLQDVALRNTIYARVDSALHRIRDTSEAIQAFAAEYLKTPLGEPVKGKKNKSSTELWLEKFYKKTTTLPEPFPHELVERLEKYLDNLEEQLVDLSSLLYDHRLQDAHLNSTQIFQSSIFTEQYVDHILAREREQMKCCSVEYRLPVQSSQNFIYAGILLAGFVVYFVVIFFSAPVR
- the LOC113766824 gene encoding putative ubiquitin-conjugating enzyme E2 38, whose protein sequence is MAPGDNKVAANTIEFPQFDILSGDSAHSDHYFIHSNKSKKAQGCFNDSTSAVSKKIAKEWKILEKDLPDSIYVRVYEQRIDLLRAVIIGAAGTPYHDGLFFLDIVLPSDYPNQPPKVYYHAHGLRLNPNLYSNGTVCLSLIHTWTGRGVELWTPAKSTILQLLVSIQGLVLNSKPYFNEPGREVGLYSKAERWTKKSMAYNEEVFILSCKTMQYNLRKASKGFESFVVEHFRARGDFILAAIRAYINGDATVGQYQECVSASLSSVPVSSKFKANLEKMHLDLRSAFHGIDTSPPKMKKLPLEGMREEKEATSDAVKSRSSAEESKQGISSRILKVLKKIFE